In the genome of Methylotenera mobilis JLW8, the window AACTCAGTGATGAGCATTATGGCTGAAGCCCTCTTCAACACGATGGGTGATGGCGTTTATAAGGCGTACAGTGCAGGCGCGCAGCCGTTGGGTGTTGTAAACCGTTACGCTCTAGAGCAAATAAACAACGTCAATTATCCTATCAGCAACCTGAGAAGTAAAAACCTGCATGAGTTTTCACACCACGATGCTCCTAAAATTAATTTTTTAATTACTTTGGGCGATGGCTCTATCAATCAGCATTTGCCGACATGGTTAGACGACGCACTAAAAGCGCATTGGGAGATTGACGACCCCACCTTACACAAGGGCTC includes:
- a CDS encoding low molecular weight phosphatase family protein, with amino-acid sequence MIIKTYNVLVLDKNNSVMSIMAEALFNTMGDGVYKAYSAGAQPLGVVNRYALEQINNVNYPISNLRSKNLHEFSHHDAPKINFLITLGDGSINQHLPTWLDDALKAHWEIDDPTLHKGSFEGKKEVFKAAFLSIQNKIDRFTQLPLAHLNQIKLDIEMDKWQ